One region of Endozoicomonas sp. Mp262 genomic DNA includes:
- the dsbD gene encoding protein-disulfide reductase DsbD — protein sequence MLFRLFNVLLLLIVSSIYTMPSLANTEALLKDQDQPEENRFLPVHEAFSVAAELEDQYAYIYFSVAPDHYLYKERIRFTPTKSVPSIGQPLYPEAISKFDPNFNRTLPIFPESFTVKLPISVSDEPAQIDVSFQGCAEAGLCYPPHKITLSLTSDQPATTRSSLYNSTNYNDQGYFERLLGNANFVLVIFLFILAGIGLSFTPCVLPMIPIMSSMILGSDTQKRSRTMTLTMTYIVSMSFTLAVAGTLAGTFGASLNLQAKLQSPWLIIPLAVLFLVLALSMFGLFEIQLPEALRSKTHAVPKKQGRISSAMLLGALSALAVSPCVSAPLAGALLYISTTGNAFLGGVSLFALGLGMGAPLLAIGIFGRQLLPKAGQWMQTVRKFFAILLLAVAIWMLDRIIPSHITLALWGTLAILSALTLGTFSFKPLHFKNLLKQSLGLVLLTYGVLLLYGFTQGNENPFKPLASSQESYQADNQSLYFRKANSLDELNAAFEQALASEKPIIIDIYADWCISCHSLEKNLLSSPETRPMLENVALIKFDITKNQPEHHNFMNKHQLFGPPALLFFNQTGLEQPHLKLAGDTALPILKDRLEQLVSSH from the coding sequence ATGCTTTTTCGGTTATTCAATGTTTTGCTTCTGCTGATAGTCTCTAGCATCTACACAATGCCCTCGCTGGCCAACACAGAGGCTCTACTTAAAGACCAGGATCAACCTGAAGAAAACCGTTTTCTACCTGTCCATGAGGCATTTTCAGTAGCGGCTGAACTGGAAGATCAATATGCCTATATTTATTTTTCAGTTGCGCCAGATCACTACCTTTATAAAGAAAGGATTCGCTTTACACCCACAAAATCTGTCCCCTCAATAGGACAACCGCTTTACCCCGAAGCAATCAGCAAGTTTGACCCTAACTTTAACCGCACACTGCCCATTTTCCCGGAAAGCTTCACCGTCAAATTACCTATTTCAGTGTCTGATGAGCCAGCCCAAATAGATGTCAGCTTTCAAGGGTGCGCTGAGGCGGGGCTTTGTTACCCACCCCATAAAATCACACTTAGCCTTACTTCAGACCAACCCGCTACAACGCGATCTTCTTTATATAATTCAACAAACTATAACGATCAGGGTTATTTTGAACGGCTTTTAGGCAATGCCAATTTTGTCCTGGTCATCTTTCTTTTTATTCTGGCTGGCATAGGCCTCAGCTTCACTCCCTGTGTACTCCCCATGATCCCCATCATGTCCAGCATGATCCTGGGATCAGACACCCAAAAGCGCTCCCGAACCATGACCCTGACAATGACATATATTGTCAGCATGTCTTTCACCCTGGCTGTGGCAGGAACATTGGCTGGCACCTTTGGAGCCAGTCTTAACCTTCAGGCAAAGCTGCAATCACCATGGCTAATTATTCCATTAGCCGTACTGTTCCTGGTGCTTGCCCTTAGCATGTTTGGCCTCTTTGAAATCCAGCTACCAGAGGCACTGCGCAGTAAAACCCACGCGGTTCCTAAAAAGCAGGGCAGAATATCCAGTGCCATGTTACTGGGGGCTTTATCGGCACTGGCCGTGTCCCCTTGCGTATCCGCCCCCTTAGCTGGAGCATTGCTATATATCAGCACCACCGGTAACGCTTTTCTGGGAGGTGTATCGTTATTTGCCCTTGGGTTGGGAATGGGTGCGCCATTATTAGCTATAGGCATTTTTGGCAGGCAGCTTTTGCCAAAAGCAGGTCAGTGGATGCAAACAGTCAGAAAATTTTTCGCCATTCTACTTCTTGCTGTTGCCATATGGATGCTGGACAGAATTATCCCCTCCCATATAACCCTCGCCCTATGGGGAACCCTCGCTATTTTATCCGCACTAACCCTGGGCACTTTCAGCTTTAAGCCTCTCCATTTTAAAAACCTATTAAAACAATCATTAGGCCTGGTTCTATTAACCTACGGAGTTCTTTTGCTCTACGGTTTTACCCAAGGCAATGAAAACCCCTTCAAGCCATTGGCATCAAGCCAGGAGTCCTACCAGGCTGACAATCAATCGCTTTATTTCCGAAAAGCCAATAGTCTGGATGAGCTCAATGCTGCCTTTGAACAGGCTTTAGCCAGTGAAAAGCCCATTATCATTGATATTTATGCTGACTGGTGTATTTCCTGCCATTCCCTTGAGAAAAACCTTCTGAGTTCTCCTGAAACCAGGCCAATGCTGGAAAATGTTGCACTGATAAAGTTTGACATCACTAAAAATCAGCCGGAACACCATAATTTCATGAATAAACACCAGCTATTTGGCCCTCCGGCCTTACTATTCTTTAACCAGACAGGCCTGGAGCAACCCCACCTTAAGCTGGCAGGTGATACAGCACTGCCAATACTAAAAGACCGCCTGGAACAGCTGGTATCATCTCACTAA
- the ppa gene encoding inorganic diphosphatase yields the protein MSFASIPAGKNLPEDIYVAIEIPANASPIKYEIDKDMDALVVDRFMSTPMFYPANYGYIPQTLADDGDPLDVLVITPYPVAPGSVIRCRPVGMLNMSDEKGQDEKLIAVPHDKLTPIYKDVKSYTDLPELLLKQIAHFFENYKDLEEGKWVKIDGWENAEAAYDVIRKSAANYKG from the coding sequence ATGAGCTTTGCATCTATTCCTGCTGGCAAAAATCTCCCTGAAGATATTTACGTTGCCATTGAAATCCCTGCCAACGCATCCCCAATCAAGTATGAAATTGATAAGGATATGGATGCCCTGGTTGTGGACCGTTTTATGTCCACCCCTATGTTCTACCCTGCCAACTATGGCTACATCCCGCAGACCCTGGCTGACGATGGTGATCCCCTGGACGTACTGGTAATCACCCCTTACCCGGTAGCACCAGGCTCCGTCATTCGTTGCCGTCCTGTTGGCATGCTGAATATGTCCGATGAAAAAGGCCAGGACGAAAAGCTGATCGCTGTTCCCCACGATAAACTGACGCCTATCTACAAGGATGTTAAAAGCTACACCGACCTGCCCGAGCTGCTGCTCAAGCAGATTGCACACTTCTTTGAAAATTACAAAGATCTGGAAGAGGGCAAGTGGGTTAAAATTGACGGCTGGGAAAACGCCGAGGCTGCATATGATGTAATTCGCAAGTCTGCCGCGAATTACAAGGGCTAA
- a CDS encoding CBS domain-containing protein has protein sequence MRSLKVQDCMTRKVVTLSPEMEVVEAIRILLDYDITAAPVVNDDGVLVGILSEMDCLKSTVMGGYFSQESGIVEEHMAKNVVIARPQEDIISVYTRFMKGKAFRIPVLKDGVLVGMLSPKDVMSAVLEFYEKPALNQQHLAL, from the coding sequence ATGAGATCACTAAAAGTGCAGGATTGCATGACCCGAAAAGTTGTGACGCTCTCTCCAGAAATGGAGGTGGTGGAAGCCATTAGAATCTTGCTGGATTATGATATTACTGCTGCGCCTGTTGTGAACGATGACGGGGTTCTTGTGGGTATTCTATCGGAAATGGATTGTCTTAAATCCACGGTTATGGGGGGATACTTTTCACAGGAGAGCGGTATTGTGGAAGAGCATATGGCAAAAAATGTAGTAATAGCGCGTCCACAGGAAGATATCATCAGTGTTTACACCCGCTTCATGAAAGGTAAAGCCTTTAGGATTCCAGTCCTGAAGGACGGCGTCCTGGTGGGAATGCTTAGCCCGAAAGATGTCATGTCTGCCGTTTTGGAGTTTTATGAAAAACCGGCGCTTAACCAGCAGCATTTGGCTCTTTGA
- a CDS encoding SycD/LcrH family type III secretion system chaperone, translating into MNSEELKQDNEELEDQVLDFFGKGGTFKDLKNMSDDAMEAIYSVAYSLYQSGKYDESVKIFQFLCFYDHFNRKYFMGLGACQQMLKKYESALEIFTFATVLDSEDPRPMVYIGDCHLALGDKEKARHSYETAIKWAGDNSEYSHEKQRAESMLENID; encoded by the coding sequence GTGAATAGTGAAGAGTTAAAACAGGATAATGAAGAGCTGGAAGATCAGGTTCTCGATTTTTTTGGAAAAGGGGGAACATTTAAAGATCTTAAAAATATGAGTGATGATGCTATGGAGGCTATTTACTCAGTAGCCTATAGCTTATATCAAAGTGGTAAATATGATGAGTCAGTAAAGATTTTTCAATTTCTCTGCTTTTATGATCATTTCAATCGCAAGTATTTTATGGGGCTTGGTGCCTGCCAGCAAATGCTTAAGAAGTATGAAAGCGCTTTGGAAATATTCACGTTTGCAACAGTGCTTGATTCAGAAGACCCCCGACCTATGGTATATATCGGTGACTGTCATTTAGCGTTGGGCGATAAGGAAAAAGCCCGGCACTCTTATGAAACAGCTATTAAATGGGCGGGAGATAATTCTGAATATTCCCATGAAAAACAACGTGCGGAAAGCATGCTAGAAAATATTGACTGA
- the sctE gene encoding type III secretion system translocon subunit SctE, whose amino-acid sequence MSSVGQSNTGGVTGNSDVTFKPVDYFDESVKRGYDQLDTESRNTAIAEGKKQASHRLDQPRAAHSASMQGMTSSIGMGMPDFANLVPKNIEGFDFKSVTTQLGGIQDSANLMQGVQQLEGVLGEKLDPGKLGDLMKVMFSPASSMSTDEAWKWAEATLDPTELKMLEQSFGREGKFSFTDAMIKLSAMSGPPELVKEIKSDVQKAAQIFMGNQLWDTDMISTMLSGIQQKMQDNRLKFDQETIKISQVEKERLSNKMISDIRESIEKTNKAKKASWINRIFGFIGLGVMAAVTIIAIATGVGAIAGALMIAAFGMMLAMTLDQELNEGKGMKAITDGVMDAFGVDEKEAMWIVSGAMMAIMIALSLGAGASGAAASGASKMGALASRGGMIISGGVAVADGGSQIAAGAYNLQASELQADAKETKAKMMRLQQMIEDATESLQQAMEDIQTGHARIAAIISNNDETKKGIMRNFK is encoded by the coding sequence ATGTCATCAGTAGGGCAGTCTAATACAGGCGGAGTAACAGGCAATAGTGATGTAACCTTTAAGCCTGTTGATTATTTTGATGAGAGTGTCAAGCGTGGCTATGACCAGCTTGATACTGAATCCCGTAATACAGCTATTGCGGAAGGAAAGAAGCAGGCAAGTCACAGGCTGGATCAGCCCCGGGCTGCACATTCAGCCAGTATGCAGGGTATGACCTCCTCCATCGGCATGGGTATGCCAGATTTTGCCAATCTGGTGCCGAAAAATATTGAAGGGTTTGATTTTAAAAGCGTGACAACTCAGTTGGGTGGTATTCAGGATAGTGCAAATTTGATGCAGGGTGTTCAGCAACTGGAAGGGGTTCTTGGAGAAAAGCTGGATCCGGGAAAACTGGGGGATTTGATGAAAGTGATGTTTTCACCTGCTTCCTCTATGAGTACTGATGAGGCATGGAAATGGGCTGAAGCAACCCTTGATCCCACAGAGCTTAAAATGCTGGAACAGTCATTTGGCAGAGAGGGTAAATTTAGCTTTACTGATGCAATGATTAAACTAAGTGCAATGTCAGGACCTCCGGAGCTGGTAAAAGAAATTAAAAGCGATGTCCAAAAAGCAGCACAGATATTTATGGGAAACCAGCTTTGGGATACGGATATGATATCCACCATGCTAAGTGGCATCCAACAGAAAATGCAGGATAATCGTCTTAAATTTGATCAGGAAACCATCAAGATTTCTCAGGTGGAAAAAGAGCGCCTGAGCAATAAGATGATTAGTGATATTAGAGAGTCTATTGAAAAAACAAATAAAGCAAAAAAAGCAAGCTGGATAAATAGAATTTTTGGATTTATTGGCCTCGGAGTCATGGCGGCAGTCACAATAATAGCAATTGCTACTGGTGTTGGGGCAATTGCGGGAGCGTTAATGATAGCGGCCTTTGGCATGATGTTGGCGATGACCCTGGACCAGGAATTGAATGAGGGTAAGGGGATGAAAGCCATTACCGATGGGGTTATGGATGCTTTCGGGGTGGATGAGAAAGAAGCCATGTGGATTGTTTCAGGAGCTATGATGGCTATTATGATAGCTCTGTCCCTAGGCGCTGGCGCTTCAGGAGCTGCAGCCAGTGGTGCTTCAAAAATGGGTGCTTTAGCCTCAAGGGGAGGCATGATTATTTCCGGGGGCGTTGCTGTGGCCGATGGTGGCTCCCAGATTGCTGCCGGTGCTTATAATTTACAGGCATCGGAGTTACAGGCTGATGCTAAAGAAACCAAAGCGAAAATGATGCGCCTTCAACAGATGATTGAGGATGCCACTGAATCTTTGCAGCAAGCAATGGAAGACATTCAGACAGGACACGCGAGAATTGCTGCAATTATAAGCAATAACGACGAAACTAAAAAAGGAATAATGAGAAACTTCAAGTAG
- a CDS encoding TyeA family type III secretion system gatekeeper subunit, with the protein MISDDSINVSATDILSKIEKDVNEGNFDKELYRSDIKKLKGQPSELRFLKVTLSQLKEHLPQYTEYVDAMQHQIEEMEHDVEAMFGSEVDRALRFNESVSSLVELMGSRSGSNDTVEEGLLAENKNGLDQSVFSQFQTDNSPLENEYRKQKQESPEDPIKRGLLLEQMLNLVERQWVTEADFEKIPGEIGVEDLPLRIFVMTKIVDLIRTMPEEMFANDETKQNVFSAAQENLDGLVEQEAEEEMDGYTDVEQGFGIVGEVTADIEAGGLSSTDKGMQSLGFSQE; encoded by the coding sequence ATGATATCTGATGATAGTATAAATGTTAGCGCAACAGATATTCTTTCGAAAATAGAAAAAGACGTCAATGAAGGTAATTTTGACAAAGAACTATACCGAAGTGATATCAAAAAACTTAAAGGGCAGCCTTCTGAACTGCGATTTTTAAAAGTAACCTTAAGTCAGTTAAAAGAACATTTACCACAATATACAGAATATGTTGATGCAATGCAGCATCAAATAGAGGAGATGGAGCATGATGTTGAGGCAATGTTTGGTAGTGAGGTGGATCGGGCTTTAAGATTTAATGAAAGTGTTTCTAGTCTTGTGGAATTGATGGGCAGCCGAAGTGGTTCAAATGATACTGTTGAAGAGGGTTTATTGGCTGAAAATAAAAATGGCCTTGATCAGTCGGTATTTTCACAATTTCAAACTGATAATTCACCACTGGAAAATGAATATAGGAAACAAAAGCAAGAATCTCCGGAAGACCCTATAAAACGAGGTTTATTGCTTGAACAAATGCTGAATCTTGTTGAACGACAATGGGTAACCGAGGCTGATTTTGAAAAAATTCCAGGGGAAATAGGCGTTGAGGATCTACCACTTAGAATTTTTGTAATGACTAAAATTGTTGATTTAATTAGAACCATGCCAGAAGAGATGTTTGCTAATGATGAAACAAAACAGAATGTTTTTTCAGCTGCACAGGAAAATCTTGACGGTTTGGTTGAACAGGAAGCTGAAGAAGAAATGGATGGCTACACGGATGTAGAGCAGGGTTTTGGTATTGTTGGTGAGGTGACTGCTGATATTGAAGCGGGGGGATTATCCTCTACTGATAAAGGAATGCAGTCTCTGGGCTTTTCTCAAGAATAA
- a CDS encoding EscI/YscI/HrpB family type III secretion system inner rod protein, producing MADNIINPDGLTEKGPETSEEFIAPEKPDEELSSRFSGLVSSENESNLSGSANNKFAAPETFSEMQEKGNEAPAVQIDNSEQAGLGTDSDSLKEANSPETTVDVDQVEFVTNQIFSGGSVLGENIDPLPEAGTLGDRILRGMQGIRERVEDGARQVEAHLDPASETMNMREMFHTQWTMSNLMITEDYIGKVVSKGTQAFDTLLRNQ from the coding sequence ATGGCCGACAATATCATTAATCCAGATGGCTTAACGGAAAAAGGGCCAGAAACTTCTGAAGAATTTATAGCACCGGAAAAACCGGATGAAGAACTGTCCAGCCGTTTTTCAGGTCTTGTTTCCAGCGAGAATGAAAGCAATCTGAGCGGCTCTGCAAATAATAAGTTTGCAGCTCCGGAAACATTTTCAGAAATGCAGGAAAAAGGCAATGAGGCGCCAGCTGTTCAAATTGATAATAGTGAGCAGGCAGGGCTAGGTACCGATAGTGATAGCTTGAAGGAAGCTAACTCGCCTGAAACAACAGTGGATGTCGATCAGGTAGAGTTTGTAACCAATCAAATATTTAGTGGTGGTTCGGTTTTGGGTGAAAATATTGACCCACTGCCAGAGGCCGGAACGCTTGGTGACAGGATTTTAAGGGGTATGCAAGGAATTCGGGAACGTGTTGAGGATGGAGCAAGGCAGGTTGAAGCCCATTTGGATCCGGCCAGTGAAACAATGAATATGCGGGAAATGTTTCATACTCAATGGACGATGTCGAACCTGATGATTACTGAGGACTATATAGGTAAGGTCGTCAGTAAAGGGACTCAAGCATTCGATACTTTATTGCGTAACCAATAG
- the sctJ gene encoding type III secretion inner membrane ring lipoprotein SctJ — MKKRLVQSTLKAFCLIAVSLLITGCKVELYSGLSEKEGNEMLAILLDGGIETEKLQDKDKNLTLKVKPDEVSKAIRLLKSYGYPKEKFSSIGDIFPKEGLISSPTEERARYTYSMSQELASTLSMIDGVINARVHVVLPQEPDSLIEITYPSSASIFIKYTPELELAGFIPKVKTLVANSIEGLSLDKITVSLFPATRINQAGVSSEPGEKSNPGSTKMLKVLVFVLVFLLLLAVGGAGFLMWMQQQGKPLKLGFLQKTRSRKKSKENDFDEEMNLELDE; from the coding sequence ATGAAAAAAAGACTTGTTCAGTCAACCCTTAAGGCATTTTGCCTGATTGCCGTTAGCCTTCTGATTACAGGCTGTAAGGTTGAGTTGTACTCGGGGCTTAGTGAGAAAGAAGGCAATGAAATGCTGGCGATTTTGCTGGATGGTGGCATTGAGACTGAAAAACTTCAGGACAAGGATAAAAACCTTACCTTAAAGGTAAAGCCTGATGAGGTGTCGAAAGCCATCAGGTTATTAAAAAGCTATGGTTATCCCAAAGAGAAATTTTCTTCAATTGGAGATATTTTTCCTAAGGAAGGACTGATTTCTTCCCCTACAGAAGAGCGTGCCCGCTATACCTATTCCATGTCTCAAGAGTTAGCATCCACACTGTCTATGATAGACGGTGTGATTAACGCCCGGGTTCATGTGGTTTTGCCTCAGGAGCCGGACTCCTTGATTGAAATCACTTATCCTTCCTCAGCCTCTATTTTTATAAAATATACTCCAGAATTAGAGCTGGCGGGCTTTATACCTAAGGTGAAGACACTGGTAGCTAACAGTATTGAAGGACTTTCACTGGATAAAATTACAGTGTCGCTTTTTCCTGCTACTCGAATAAATCAGGCTGGAGTGTCTTCTGAACCTGGGGAAAAAAGCAATCCAGGTTCGACCAAAATGCTCAAGGTTCTGGTTTTTGTGCTTGTCTTTTTACTTCTTCTTGCAGTAGGCGGAGCGGGCTTTTTGATGTGGATGCAGCAACAGGGAAAACCATTAAAGCTGGGTTTTTTGCAAAAAACCAGAAGCAGGAAGAAGTCAAAAGAGAATGATTTTGATGAAGAGATGAATCTTGAGTTGGATGAATGA
- a CDS encoding Yop proteins translocation protein K: protein MKETSGQLSFSTELFDQVTEFNLYPIRYMHHSWLKGIEHADFINLLKGNEQSHFFLSRYLLGCLNVTTECDYRIDSKDKKIALAQREELLNIALYIGIVLNEAVIRSVVRRHERSLLEECLGESAYFFAVKKAQFLINHAALSRSPEVLIDWQHPERFKSFLTISGLQVLGLVYSDLPDGFRKRLLLKFPKSWNRYFDDFDDIGITKEQGRSLLIKSHKEVNRQWQHL from the coding sequence ATGAAAGAAACTTCTGGGCAACTGTCGTTCAGTACAGAGTTGTTTGATCAGGTTACCGAGTTTAATCTTTACCCTATTCGGTACATGCATCATTCCTGGTTAAAAGGTATAGAGCATGCAGATTTTATAAATTTGCTGAAGGGTAATGAGCAAAGCCACTTTTTTTTATCCAGGTATTTGCTAGGTTGTTTGAATGTAACCACAGAGTGTGATTATCGTATTGATAGTAAAGATAAAAAAATTGCTTTAGCACAAAGAGAAGAACTGCTGAATATTGCGCTATATATAGGGATTGTCTTGAATGAGGCAGTTATTCGTTCGGTTGTTCGTCGTCATGAACGCAGTTTACTGGAAGAGTGTTTGGGGGAATCGGCTTATTTTTTTGCGGTTAAAAAAGCGCAGTTTCTAATAAATCATGCAGCATTAAGCCGGTCTCCAGAAGTATTGATTGACTGGCAGCATCCAGAGCGTTTTAAGTCATTTCTGACAATCAGCGGTTTGCAGGTACTGGGCTTGGTGTACTCGGACTTGCCTGATGGATTCAGGAAAAGGCTGTTGCTTAAGTTCCCAAAATCATGGAATAGGTATTTCGATGATTTTGATGACATAGGCATAACAAAAGAACAGGGACGAAGTCTTCTGATAAAAAGCCATAAAGAGGTGAACAGGCAATGGCAACACCTGTAA
- a CDS encoding HrpE/YscL family type III secretion apparatus protein — MATPVILTTDTFYVDPSCKVLKADQHALFLEAEEIIAKAREKARGIVEQAEVDYGRERERGYQEGLEESKAEQAEQMLKVVSRTINYLSNIEKAMADILLSGVKKIIGDYDQEELAVSLVKNALQHVRNEKQVTIRIAPSQYNMVKARINEILEEYKGVGFIDLVADQRLSTGDCIMESEIGVVEASVDIQLQALQKRFEKVNATVVASLSSSEPST; from the coding sequence ATGGCAACACCTGTAATCCTGACCACTGATACATTTTATGTGGACCCGTCATGTAAGGTATTAAAGGCGGATCAGCACGCTTTATTTCTTGAGGCCGAAGAGATCATTGCCAAGGCCAGGGAAAAGGCACGGGGTATTGTAGAACAGGCTGAGGTAGATTATGGCCGTGAGAGGGAGCGTGGCTATCAGGAGGGGCTTGAAGAAAGCAAGGCTGAGCAGGCAGAGCAAATGCTCAAGGTTGTCAGCAGGACAATTAACTATTTGTCCAATATTGAAAAAGCAATGGCTGATATTCTGCTGTCAGGCGTTAAGAAAATTATTGGGGATTATGATCAGGAAGAGTTAGCTGTTAGCCTGGTTAAAAATGCCTTGCAGCACGTTCGAAATGAAAAGCAGGTGACCATTCGTATTGCTCCCAGCCAGTACAATATGGTTAAGGCAAGAATCAATGAGATTTTAGAGGAGTATAAAGGCGTAGGGTTCATTGATCTGGTGGCAGATCAGAGGCTTTCCACCGGTGACTGTATTATGGAAAGTGAAATCGGTGTTGTTGAGGCTAGCGTTGATATTCAGTTACAGGCACTTCAAAAGCGATTTGAAAAAGTGAATGCAACAGTGGTTGCCAGTTTAAGCAGTTCTGAGCCATCTACTTAA